A single window of Nocardioides kongjuensis DNA harbors:
- a CDS encoding CinA family protein, whose product MESPAEALVTALRDANASVATAESLTGGRLASRLTEVPGSSVVYAGGVVSYQTHIKVEVLGVPQEVIDTHGVVSAQCAEAMADGARRLLGTAYALSTTGVAGPDRQEDKPVGTVFVGLAGPGGTEVVALDLEGDRSQIQAATVDAAVSALADELAAARSRAGQPAEDSGLG is encoded by the coding sequence ATGGAGTCACCGGCCGAGGCCCTCGTCACTGCTCTGCGGGACGCGAACGCCAGCGTCGCGACCGCCGAGTCCCTCACGGGCGGCCGGCTGGCGTCCCGGCTGACCGAGGTCCCCGGATCGTCGGTGGTGTACGCCGGCGGCGTCGTCAGCTACCAGACCCACATCAAGGTCGAGGTGCTCGGCGTTCCCCAGGAGGTGATCGACACCCACGGCGTCGTCTCCGCGCAGTGCGCGGAGGCCATGGCCGACGGGGCACGGCGACTGCTCGGGACGGCGTACGCGCTGAGCACGACCGGCGTCGCGGGCCCCGACCGCCAGGAGGACAAGCCCGTCGGGACGGTCTTCGTGGGCCTGGCCGGGCCGGGTGGCACCGAGGTGGTGGCGCTCGACCTGGAGGGTGACCGGTCGCAGATCCAGGCCGCGACCGTCGACGCGGCGGTGTCCGCCCTCGCCGACGAGCTGGCCGCGGCGCGCTCAAGGGCTGGGCAGCCAGCGGAAGATTCGGGGCTCGGGTAG
- a CDS encoding helix-turn-helix domain-containing protein: protein MVLFRRSLGDILRSRRTELGLTLREVSGAARVSLGYISEIERGQKEASSELLASLCDALEMPLSDVLREVADAVALEEAAALVAAAPTPIAPRRAPVVASAA, encoded by the coding sequence ATGGTGCTCTTCCGCCGATCGCTCGGTGACATCCTGCGGAGTCGCCGTACCGAGCTCGGACTGACCCTCCGTGAGGTCTCCGGGGCGGCTCGGGTGAGCCTGGGCTACATCTCCGAGATCGAGCGCGGCCAGAAGGAAGCGTCGTCCGAGCTGCTGGCGTCGCTGTGCGACGCGCTCGAGATGCCGCTGTCCGACGTGCTGCGCGAGGTCGCCGACGCGGTCGCCCTCGAGGAGGCCGCGGCCCTGGTCGCCGCCGCGCCGACCCCGATCGCGCCCCGCCGCGCGCCGGTCGTCGCCTCCGCCGCCTGA
- the htpX gene encoding zinc metalloprotease HtpX, with the protein MHRHFNGLKTAGLFGAIFALLLMVGGLIAAATGSSAFIWIFALIGVGTTAYGYWNSDKLAIRAMHAYPVSESQQPAMYRIVRELSERAGQPMPQLYVSPTQAPNAFATGRNPQHAAVCCTEGILGLLDERELRGVLGHELMHVYNRDILTGSVAAAVAGVISSVAQFLAFSSFFGGGNDEDRPNPLVMIGTALLAPFAAAVIQMAISRTREYDADEDGARLTEDPLALASALRKLETGTARAPLAPTPQLQNASHMMIANPFRAADVQKMFSTHPPMADRIARLEAMARR; encoded by the coding sequence ATGCACCGCCATTTCAACGGCCTCAAGACCGCCGGTCTGTTCGGCGCCATCTTCGCGCTGCTGCTCATGGTGGGCGGCCTGATCGCCGCCGCCACCGGCAGCTCGGCGTTCATCTGGATCTTCGCGCTGATCGGCGTCGGTACGACGGCCTACGGCTACTGGAACTCCGACAAGCTCGCCATCAGGGCGATGCACGCCTACCCGGTCTCGGAGTCGCAGCAGCCCGCGATGTACCGGATCGTGCGCGAGCTGTCCGAGCGCGCCGGCCAGCCGATGCCGCAGCTCTACGTCTCCCCCACCCAGGCGCCGAACGCGTTCGCGACCGGCCGCAACCCACAGCACGCCGCGGTCTGCTGCACCGAGGGCATCCTCGGCCTGCTCGACGAGCGCGAGCTGCGCGGCGTGCTCGGCCACGAGCTGATGCACGTCTACAACCGTGACATCCTCACCGGCTCGGTCGCCGCCGCGGTGGCGGGCGTGATCAGCTCGGTGGCGCAGTTCCTGGCGTTCTCGTCCTTCTTCGGCGGCGGCAACGACGAGGACCGGCCGAACCCGCTGGTCATGATCGGCACGGCGCTGCTCGCGCCGTTCGCGGCCGCGGTGATCCAGATGGCGATCAGCCGGACCCGCGAGTACGACGCCGACGAGGACGGGGCCCGCCTCACCGAGGACCCGCTGGCCCTGGCCTCGGCGCTGCGCAAGCTGGAGACCGGCACTGCCCGCGCTCCCCTCGCCCCCACGCCGCAGCTGCAGAACGCCAGCCACATGATGATCGCCAACCCGTTCCGGGCCGCCGACGTTCAGAAGATGTTCTCCACCCACCCGCCGATGGCCGACCGGATCGCGCGCCTGGAGGCGATGGCGCGCCGCTGA
- a CDS encoding DNA-formamidopyrimidine glycosylase family protein has protein sequence MPEGDAVRRTADRLDRALAGQVLTGSDLRVPQLATTVLTGASVERTATHGKHLLTRLLPPGGTPLTLHTHLKMEGSWRVIAPGARWPGPAADARVVLRTERAEAIGFLLGLVELLPTADEQSVVGHLGPDLLGPWTADDEATALARLTAAPDRVLGSTLLDQTVVAGLGTIWLSEVCFVQGAHPRSPVASVRDPLRLLRRARQMLRSGLEHGQPLTTGDRRNPVWVYRRQRQPCLRCRTTIEAGPVGEAGRERTTYWCPRCQPA, from the coding sequence GTGCCTGAGGGCGATGCGGTCCGTCGTACCGCCGACCGGCTGGACCGGGCGCTCGCCGGCCAGGTCCTCACCGGCTCCGACCTGCGGGTCCCCCAGCTGGCCACCACGGTCCTCACCGGAGCCAGCGTCGAGCGGACCGCCACCCACGGCAAGCACCTGCTCACCCGGCTGCTCCCACCCGGCGGCACGCCGCTCACCCTGCACACCCACCTCAAGATGGAGGGCAGCTGGCGGGTGATCGCCCCCGGCGCGCGCTGGCCGGGCCCGGCCGCCGACGCTCGCGTCGTGCTCCGGACCGAGCGGGCCGAGGCGATCGGGTTCCTGCTCGGCCTGGTCGAGCTGCTGCCGACGGCCGACGAGCAGTCGGTGGTCGGCCACCTCGGCCCGGACCTGCTCGGCCCGTGGACCGCCGACGACGAAGCCACCGCGCTGGCGCGGCTCACCGCCGCACCCGACCGCGTGCTCGGCAGCACGCTGCTCGACCAGACCGTCGTCGCCGGCCTCGGCACCATCTGGCTCTCCGAGGTCTGCTTCGTCCAGGGCGCGCACCCCCGGTCCCCCGTCGCGAGCGTCAGGGATCCGCTCCGCCTGCTGCGCCGGGCGCGGCAGATGCTGCGCTCCGGGCTCGAGCACGGCCAGCCGCTGACCACCGGCGACCGGCGCAACCCGGTCTGGGTCTACCGGCGCCAGCGGCAGCCGTGCCTGCGGTGTCGTACGACGATCGAGGCGGGTCCGGTCGGCGAGGCCGGCCGGGAGCGGACCACCTACTGGTGTCCCCGCTGCCAGCCGGCCTGA
- a CDS encoding ATP-dependent helicase, giving the protein MEDPLARFSEATRTWFRAAFAEPTAAQAGAWDAIARGQHTLVVAPTGSGKTLSAFLAGLDRLLTTPAPDDRLHRTRVLYVSPLKALAVDVERNLRAPLTGIRQTAERLHPGQPFPEVSVGIRSGDTPANERRRLATRPPDVLITTPESLFLVLTSQARETLRGIETVIIDEVHAVAGTKRGAHLALSLERLDALLPEPAQRIGLSATVRPTEEVARFLGGTAPVEIVAPPTHKEWDLRVEVPVEDMTELGQVVEDDDPTAPPQRASIWPHVEQRVAELIGEHRSTIVFTNGRRTAERLTARLNEIAAEMSTEGITPPAQVMAQSGAAAGAPPVLARTHHGSVSKEQRALVEDDLKSGRLPAVVATSSLELGIDMGAVDLVLQIASPPSVASALQRVGRAGHQVGETSVGVFFPQHRGDLAPAAVAVARMRSGGIEALRVPANPLDVLAQQVVAATAADEWDVDELFALVRRSAPYAHLPRSAYDAVLDLLAGRYPSDEFAELRPRITWDRVTGLISGRPGAQRLAVTSGGTIPDRGLYGVFLAGEGTNRRVGELDEEMVYESRVGDVFALGATSWRIEDITHDRVIVTPAPGVPGRLPFWKGDTAGRPTELGQAIGAFTRELAGLPDTAAEARAREVGLDDNAAHNLVAYLREQVEATRVLPSDTTVLVERFRDELGDWRLAVHSPYGTAVHAPWALAINARLRERHGVDGQALASDDGIVIRIPDTDAEPPGAELIAFEPDEIEEIVTREVGGSALFAARFRECAARALLLPRRDPGRRSPLWQQRQRAAALLEVAARYPAFPIVLETVREVLNDVYDLPGLTTLLRRVDQREVTVTEVETPQPSPYSRTLMFGYVAQFVYEGDSPLAERRAAALTLDQGLLAELLGRAELRELLDPDVLAEVEAELQRTTPERRARDAEGLVDLLRLLGPLTVTEVAARARDDAPVTEWLADLVSSRRVVEVRMAYGDAWAVVEDVARLRDGLGVPAPPGTPAAFTEPVDDPLADLVGRYARTHGPFTVEQVAARLGLGVAVVRHTLQRLEAQGRVLSGEFRPVGAGEEWCDVEVLRRLRRRSLARLRHEIEPVEPTTLSRFSTAWHQVSTGSTAGGGKGPRGIDGLLHTIEQLAGAPMPASALESLVLPARVRDYEPALLDELTATGEVVWSGHGALPGSDGWVSLHLADRAHLTLPEPGPVEDPLHQRVLDVLAPGGAWFFRQVADQVARACVDAGEAAPLDEAVSAALWALVWSGHLTNDTLTPLRALTRSGRAAHRTRRAPARPGRLSRTGPPETAGRWALLPPIDADPTRRAHAAAEQLLERHGVVTRGAVVNERVPGGFAAVYKVLSAFEDAGRCRRGYFVEGLGAAQFGTAGAVDRLRSFSTPVGEGGDAKPVAVALAATDPANPYGAALPWPTAEREQEGAGHRPGRKAGALVVLVDGALVLYVERGGRTLLTWTEDPDQLTPAAEALSTAVRRGTLGQLTVEKADGTALLGNGGPLRDALAAAGFVATPRGLRVRA; this is encoded by the coding sequence ATGGAGGACCCCCTGGCCCGGTTCAGCGAGGCGACGCGGACGTGGTTCCGCGCGGCCTTCGCCGAGCCCACCGCCGCCCAGGCCGGCGCGTGGGACGCGATCGCGCGCGGCCAGCACACCCTCGTCGTCGCGCCGACCGGGTCCGGCAAGACGCTCAGTGCCTTCCTCGCCGGCCTCGACCGGCTCCTCACCACGCCGGCGCCCGACGACAGGTTGCACCGCACCCGGGTCCTCTACGTCTCGCCGCTCAAGGCGCTCGCGGTCGACGTGGAGCGCAACCTGCGTGCCCCGCTGACGGGCATCCGGCAGACCGCCGAGCGGCTCCACCCCGGCCAGCCGTTCCCCGAGGTCAGCGTCGGCATCCGCTCCGGTGACACCCCCGCCAACGAGCGCCGCCGGCTCGCGACCCGACCACCCGACGTGCTCATCACGACGCCCGAGTCGCTGTTCCTCGTCCTCACCAGCCAGGCCCGCGAGACCCTGCGCGGCATCGAGACCGTGATCATCGACGAGGTGCACGCCGTCGCCGGCACCAAGCGGGGCGCCCACCTCGCGCTCAGCCTCGAACGCCTGGACGCCCTGCTCCCGGAGCCGGCCCAGCGGATCGGCCTGTCCGCGACGGTCCGGCCCACCGAGGAGGTCGCCCGCTTCCTGGGCGGCACCGCCCCGGTCGAGATCGTCGCGCCACCCACCCACAAGGAGTGGGACCTGCGGGTCGAGGTGCCCGTCGAGGACATGACCGAGCTCGGGCAGGTGGTCGAGGACGACGACCCGACCGCGCCTCCGCAACGGGCCAGCATCTGGCCCCACGTCGAGCAGCGGGTGGCCGAGCTGATCGGCGAGCACCGCTCGACGATCGTGTTCACCAACGGCCGGCGCACGGCGGAGAGGCTGACCGCTCGGCTCAACGAGATCGCCGCCGAGATGTCGACCGAGGGCATCACCCCGCCGGCCCAGGTGATGGCGCAGTCCGGGGCGGCGGCCGGCGCCCCTCCGGTGCTCGCGCGCACCCACCACGGCTCGGTGTCCAAGGAGCAGCGCGCGCTGGTCGAGGACGACCTCAAGTCCGGCCGGCTGCCGGCGGTGGTCGCCACCAGCAGCCTCGAGCTCGGCATCGACATGGGCGCGGTCGACCTGGTCCTCCAGATCGCCTCACCTCCCAGCGTCGCCAGCGCGCTGCAACGGGTCGGTCGCGCGGGTCACCAGGTCGGCGAGACCTCGGTCGGCGTCTTCTTCCCCCAGCACCGGGGCGACCTCGCCCCGGCCGCCGTCGCCGTCGCCCGGATGCGCAGCGGCGGCATCGAGGCGCTGCGCGTCCCGGCCAACCCGCTCGACGTGCTCGCCCAGCAGGTCGTCGCCGCGACCGCCGCCGACGAGTGGGACGTCGACGAGCTGTTCGCGCTCGTCCGGCGCAGCGCTCCCTACGCCCACCTGCCGCGGTCGGCGTACGACGCCGTGCTCGACCTGCTCGCCGGGCGCTACCCGTCCGACGAGTTCGCCGAGCTGCGCCCCCGGATCACCTGGGACCGGGTCACCGGCCTGATCAGCGGGCGCCCCGGCGCGCAGCGGCTGGCGGTCACCAGCGGCGGCACCATCCCCGACCGCGGGTTGTACGGCGTCTTCCTGGCCGGGGAGGGCACCAACCGGCGCGTCGGCGAGCTCGACGAGGAGATGGTCTACGAGAGCCGGGTCGGCGACGTGTTCGCGCTCGGCGCGACCAGCTGGCGCATCGAGGACATCACCCACGACCGGGTGATCGTCACCCCGGCACCCGGCGTGCCGGGGCGCCTGCCGTTCTGGAAGGGCGACACCGCCGGACGCCCCACCGAGCTCGGTCAGGCGATCGGCGCCTTCACCCGCGAGCTCGCCGGCCTGCCCGACACGGCGGCAGAGGCGCGCGCCCGCGAGGTCGGGCTCGACGACAACGCGGCCCACAACCTCGTCGCCTACCTCCGCGAGCAGGTCGAGGCGACGCGCGTGCTGCCCAGCGACACGACCGTCCTGGTCGAGCGGTTCCGCGACGAGCTCGGCGACTGGCGCCTGGCCGTCCACTCCCCCTACGGCACGGCCGTCCACGCGCCGTGGGCACTGGCGATCAACGCCCGGCTGCGCGAGCGCCACGGCGTCGACGGGCAGGCGCTGGCGTCCGACGACGGCATCGTGATCCGCATCCCCGACACCGACGCGGAGCCGCCGGGCGCCGAGCTGATCGCGTTCGAGCCCGACGAGATCGAGGAGATCGTCACCCGCGAGGTCGGCGGCTCCGCGCTCTTCGCCGCCCGGTTCCGCGAGTGCGCGGCCCGCGCCCTGCTGTTGCCCCGTCGCGATCCCGGCCGCCGCTCGCCACTGTGGCAGCAGCGCCAGCGTGCGGCCGCGCTCCTCGAGGTCGCGGCCCGCTACCCCGCGTTCCCGATCGTGCTCGAGACGGTCCGCGAGGTGCTCAACGACGTCTACGACCTACCCGGCCTGACCACCCTGCTGCGCCGCGTCGACCAGCGCGAGGTCACCGTCACCGAGGTCGAGACGCCCCAGCCCTCGCCCTACTCCCGCACGCTGATGTTCGGGTACGTCGCCCAGTTCGTCTACGAGGGCGACTCTCCCCTCGCCGAGCGCCGGGCGGCCGCGCTCACCCTCGACCAGGGCCTGCTCGCCGAGCTCCTCGGCCGCGCCGAGCTGCGCGAGCTGCTCGACCCCGACGTGCTCGCCGAGGTCGAGGCCGAGCTCCAGCGCACGACCCCCGAGCGCCGCGCCCGCGACGCCGAGGGCCTGGTCGACCTGCTCCGGCTGCTCGGCCCGCTGACGGTCACCGAGGTCGCTGCGCGCGCCCGCGACGACGCCCCGGTCACCGAATGGCTGGCCGACCTGGTCTCGTCACGCCGGGTGGTGGAGGTCCGGATGGCGTACGGCGACGCGTGGGCCGTCGTCGAGGACGTCGCCCGGCTGCGCGACGGACTCGGCGTCCCGGCGCCGCCCGGCACACCGGCCGCCTTCACCGAGCCGGTCGACGACCCGCTCGCCGACCTGGTGGGCCGCTACGCCCGCACCCACGGGCCGTTCACCGTCGAGCAGGTGGCGGCCCGGCTCGGCCTGGGCGTCGCGGTGGTCCGTCACACGCTGCAGCGGCTGGAGGCGCAGGGTCGGGTGCTGTCCGGCGAGTTCCGGCCGGTCGGCGCGGGCGAGGAGTGGTGCGACGTCGAGGTGCTGCGGCGGCTGCGGCGCCGCTCGCTGGCCCGGCTGCGCCACGAGATCGAGCCGGTGGAGCCGACCACGCTGTCGCGGTTCTCGACGGCGTGGCACCAGGTCTCGACAGGCTCGACCGCCGGAGGCGGCAAGGGACCGCGCGGCATCGACGGCCTGCTCCACACCATCGAGCAGCTCGCCGGGGCTCCGATGCCCGCGAGCGCGCTGGAGTCCCTGGTCCTGCCTGCGCGGGTGCGCGACTACGAGCCGGCGCTGCTCGACGAGCTGACCGCGACCGGTGAGGTCGTCTGGTCCGGGCACGGCGCCCTTCCGGGCAGCGACGGCTGGGTCTCGCTCCACCTCGCCGACCGCGCCCACCTCACCCTCCCCGAGCCCGGCCCGGTCGAGGACCCGCTCCACCAGCGAGTGCTCGACGTGCTCGCGCCGGGCGGTGCCTGGTTCTTCCGGCAGGTCGCCGACCAGGTGGCGCGCGCCTGCGTCGACGCCGGCGAGGCCGCACCGCTCGACGAGGCGGTCAGCGCGGCGCTCTGGGCGCTGGTGTGGAGCGGCCACCTCACCAACGACACACTCACCCCGCTGCGTGCGCTCACCCGCTCCGGGCGCGCTGCCCACCGCACCCGCCGTGCGCCGGCCCGGCCCGGACGCCTCTCCCGCACCGGTCCGCCCGAGACCGCCGGCCGCTGGGCGCTGCTGCCCCCGATCGACGCCGACCCGACCCGACGCGCCCACGCCGCCGCCGAGCAGCTCCTCGAGCGCCACGGCGTCGTGACCCGCGGTGCGGTCGTCAACGAGCGGGTCCCGGGAGGGTTCGCCGCGGTCTACAAGGTGCTGAGCGCGTTCGAGGACGCCGGCCGCTGCCGGCGCGGGTACTTCGTCGAGGGCCTCGGCGCCGCCCAGTTCGGCACCGCGGGTGCCGTCGACCGGCTGCGGTCGTTCTCGACGCCGGTCGGCGAGGGGGGCGACGCCAAGCCGGTCGCCGTCGCGCTGGCGGCCACCGACCCGGCCAACCCCTACGGCGCCGCCCTCCCGTGGCCGACGGCCGAGAGGGAGCAGGAAGGCGCGGGGCACCGGCCCGGCCGCAAGGCGGGCGCCCTGGTGGTGCTGGTCGACGGCGCGCTGGTGCTCTACGTCGAGCGCGGCGGACGCACCCTGCTCACCTGGACCGAGGACCCCGACCAGCTGACCCCGGCCGCCGAGGCGCTCTCGACCGCCGTACGCCGCGGCACGCTCGGGCAGCTCACGGTCGAGAAGGCCGACGGCACCGCCCTGCTGGGCAACGGCGGGCCGCTGCGCGACGCGCTCGCGGCGGCGGGGTTCGTGGCCACCCCACGAGGGCTGCGGGTCCGTGCCTGA
- a CDS encoding class F sortase, giving the protein MAVEEGNRRRDLALVAGVVGVVLAVLLAWLLLRGGDEPSRPAAVPPAATPTSTPTPAPPADPCARPATTGFVPRTLTVPGIARRARVLALPRDAAGVPGVPPVSDKLSFAWDRGGIEPGSAVGHVLLNTHTWPDGTAMGNKLLAGLQVGGRIVLRAGPRAACYTVTERTEVLASDGFPGWDAVDGPPEVVIVVCSGKRLGPGNWTHRTLWFASPATAT; this is encoded by the coding sequence GTGGCTGTGGAGGAGGGGAACCGGCGGCGCGACCTGGCGCTGGTCGCAGGCGTCGTCGGCGTCGTGCTCGCCGTGCTGCTCGCGTGGCTGCTGCTGCGAGGTGGCGACGAGCCGTCGCGGCCGGCCGCCGTACCTCCTGCCGCGACGCCGACGTCCACCCCGACCCCGGCACCGCCCGCCGACCCGTGCGCGCGACCGGCGACGACCGGGTTCGTGCCGAGGACCCTCACGGTCCCCGGGATCGCGCGCAGGGCACGGGTGCTGGCCCTCCCGCGGGACGCGGCCGGGGTGCCCGGCGTCCCCCCGGTGTCCGACAAGCTGTCCTTCGCCTGGGACCGCGGCGGGATCGAGCCCGGTTCAGCCGTCGGGCACGTGCTGCTCAACACCCACACCTGGCCCGACGGGACCGCCATGGGCAACAAGCTGCTCGCCGGGCTGCAGGTCGGTGGCCGGATCGTGCTGCGGGCCGGGCCCCGGGCCGCGTGCTACACGGTCACCGAGCGGACCGAGGTCCTCGCGAGCGACGGGTTCCCGGGCTGGGACGCCGTCGACGGGCCGCCGGAGGTCGTGATCGTGGTCTGCTCGGGCAAGCGGCTCGGGCCGGGGAACTGGACGCACCGGACGTTGTGGTTCGCCAGCCCGGCGACAGCTACCTGA
- a CDS encoding MFS transporter: MISLKSFWTALPTEGRWLLSTVAVSTLGRGLVLPFTLIYLHEVRGFGLGLSGVLMAVIALSAFVVTGPSGALTDRYGARVVMLGGQSAMVVGTILLAFATTPAAAAVALLLIGINFGASWPAFNSLIATVVEGEVRQQYFGVNFALTNLGLGVGGIVGGLFADVARPETFTAIYLADAASGLIPLALFLGPLRHLHGRVLHPPRNLEAGLETGRAPGYRTILRSPAVRWLTLLTFVATFIGYGQFEVGLPAFARGDAGMSTEMIGLGFALNTFVIVAFQFTVMGRIRGHRRTRVLSVMAVLWAAAWLLMGAGALAPGSALALTGLLGFGIVFGIGETLLQPTLPAINNDLAADHLRGRYNALNAAAVQAGTVAGPVVAGFLLERGQGAALIALMVVGCGAIAAVTGVLERHLPAVVNGRPVVVPEAVR; encoded by the coding sequence ATGATCTCGTTGAAGTCGTTCTGGACCGCACTTCCCACCGAGGGCCGGTGGCTGCTGTCCACGGTGGCGGTCTCCACGCTCGGCCGCGGCCTGGTGCTGCCCTTCACCCTGATCTACCTCCACGAGGTGCGCGGCTTCGGGCTCGGACTGTCCGGCGTGCTCATGGCCGTGATCGCCCTGTCGGCCTTCGTGGTGACCGGTCCGAGCGGTGCCCTGACCGACCGGTACGGCGCCCGCGTGGTCATGCTCGGCGGCCAGTCCGCGATGGTGGTCGGCACGATCCTGCTCGCCTTCGCGACCACCCCGGCCGCAGCCGCGGTCGCGCTGCTGCTCATCGGCATCAACTTCGGCGCCTCCTGGCCGGCCTTCAACTCACTCATCGCGACCGTGGTCGAGGGCGAGGTCCGACAGCAGTACTTCGGCGTGAACTTCGCGCTGACCAACCTCGGCCTCGGGGTCGGCGGCATCGTCGGCGGCCTGTTCGCCGACGTCGCCCGGCCCGAGACGTTCACGGCGATCTACCTCGCCGACGCGGCCTCCGGCCTGATCCCGCTGGCGCTCTTCCTCGGCCCGCTGCGCCACCTGCACGGCCGCGTGCTCCACCCGCCGCGCAACCTGGAGGCCGGCCTGGAGACGGGCCGGGCGCCCGGGTACCGCACCATCCTGCGCAGCCCGGCCGTGCGGTGGCTGACGCTGCTCACCTTCGTCGCCACCTTCATCGGCTACGGACAGTTCGAGGTCGGCCTGCCCGCCTTCGCCCGCGGCGACGCCGGCATGTCGACCGAGATGATCGGACTCGGCTTCGCCCTCAACACCTTCGTCATCGTGGCCTTCCAGTTCACGGTGATGGGCCGGATCCGCGGCCACCGCCGCACCCGGGTGCTGTCCGTGATGGCAGTGCTGTGGGCCGCCGCCTGGCTGCTGATGGGTGCCGGTGCGCTCGCACCCGGCAGCGCCCTGGCACTCACCGGCCTGCTCGGCTTCGGCATCGTCTTCGGCATCGGGGAGACCCTCCTCCAGCCCACGCTCCCCGCGATCAACAACGACCTCGCCGCCGACCACCTGCGCGGGCGCTACAACGCCCTCAACGCCGCAGCCGTCCAGGCAGGCACCGTCGCCGGGCCGGTCGTCGCCGGGTTCTTGCTCGAGCGTGGTCAGGGAGCAGCGCTGATCGCGCTGATGGTGGTCGGGTGCGGAGCGATCGCGGCGGTGACGGGCGTGCTCGAGCGGCACCTGCCGGCCGTGGTGAACGGGCGGCCGGTCGTCGTACCGGAAGCGGTCAGGTAG
- a CDS encoding MFS transporter → MGAPRRDVRRDPAPEVRTFWAALPTEGRWLLSTVAIQTLGRGLTLPFTLIYLHEVRGFELGLSGTLMALIAVVGFLVTGPGGAMVDRYGARAVLLVGLAAMIVGNLTLAFATTPAVAAAALVLVGFNFGVSWPAFNALIAAVVSGELRQQYFGINFALVNLGIGVGGVVGGLLADVDRPGTFTAIFVGDAVTGLVPLALLLAPLRHVHGRASAPEDGSTPAAVGYLAILGQPAVRWLTLLTFVATFIGYGQHEAGFPGFARQAAEVSTRTVGLAFAVNTVVIVVLQFSVLNRIKRHLRTRVMVVMAFIWALAWGLLGAAGIVPGSSLAIAGVLAYMAVFALGETLLQPTVPAMANDLATDHTRGRYNAITAAAFQGGAIAGPVVAGFLLQHDLAAVYIAIMVAGCVAIAAMALALERHVPASANGGGEVRSPTTEVV, encoded by the coding sequence GTGGGTGCACCGCGGCGCGACGTACGCCGCGACCCTGCCCCCGAAGTGAGGACGTTCTGGGCGGCCCTGCCCACGGAGGGCCGCTGGCTGCTCTCGACGGTCGCGATCCAGACCCTGGGCCGCGGCCTGACCCTGCCGTTCACACTGATCTACCTGCACGAGGTCCGCGGGTTCGAGCTCGGGCTGTCCGGCACGCTGATGGCGCTGATCGCCGTCGTCGGGTTCCTGGTGACCGGGCCGGGCGGGGCCATGGTGGACAGGTACGGCGCCCGCGCCGTGCTGCTCGTCGGCCTCGCGGCCATGATCGTCGGCAACCTGACGCTCGCCTTCGCGACGACGCCGGCGGTGGCAGCCGCGGCGCTGGTGCTGGTCGGCTTCAACTTCGGGGTCTCGTGGCCGGCGTTCAACGCACTCATCGCGGCAGTGGTGAGCGGCGAGCTGCGCCAGCAGTACTTCGGGATCAACTTCGCACTGGTCAACCTCGGCATCGGCGTCGGCGGCGTGGTCGGCGGCCTGCTCGCCGACGTCGACCGCCCCGGCACCTTCACCGCGATCTTCGTGGGCGATGCAGTGACCGGACTGGTCCCGCTCGCGCTGCTGCTCGCGCCGCTGCGCCACGTCCACGGCCGTGCGTCCGCACCCGAGGACGGCAGCACGCCGGCAGCCGTCGGCTACCTCGCGATCCTCGGGCAGCCCGCGGTGCGCTGGCTGACCCTGCTCACCTTCGTCGCCACCTTCATCGGCTACGGACAGCACGAGGCCGGCTTCCCGGGCTTCGCCCGCCAGGCCGCCGAGGTGTCGACCCGCACCGTCGGCCTGGCCTTCGCGGTCAACACGGTGGTCATCGTGGTCCTGCAGTTCTCGGTGCTGAACCGGATCAAGCGGCACCTGCGCACCCGGGTGATGGTCGTCATGGCCTTCATCTGGGCACTGGCCTGGGGGCTGCTCGGCGCGGCCGGGATCGTGCCGGGCAGCAGCCTCGCGATCGCCGGCGTGCTCGCCTACATGGCGGTGTTCGCGCTCGGCGAGACGCTGCTCCAACCGACCGTGCCAGCGATGGCCAACGACCTCGCGACCGACCACACCCGCGGCCGCTACAACGCGATCACCGCGGCAGCCTTCCAGGGCGGTGCGATCGCCGGGCCCGTCGTGGCCGGCTTCCTGCTCCAGCACGACCTCGCGGCGGTCTACATCGCGATCATGGTCGCCGGCTGCGTGGCGATCGCGGCGATGGCACTGGCGCTCGAGCGGCACGTCCCGGCGAGCGCCAACGGAGGCGGCGAGGTGAGGTCCCCCACAACCGAGGTCGTTTGA
- a CDS encoding TfoX/Sxy family protein — MAYDEELAGRVRDLLADEPGAAGRELTEKKMFGGLGFMVGGNMAVAASGQGGLMVRVDPAEGDELVATTPAYPMEMRGRSMSGWLRIDLADVATDEALGAWVHRGATYAATLPPK, encoded by the coding sequence ATGGCGTACGACGAAGAGCTGGCCGGGCGGGTCCGCGACCTCCTCGCCGACGAGCCCGGCGCGGCCGGCCGGGAGCTGACCGAGAAGAAGATGTTCGGCGGGCTGGGCTTCATGGTCGGCGGCAACATGGCGGTCGCCGCCAGCGGGCAGGGCGGCCTGATGGTGCGTGTCGACCCGGCCGAGGGCGACGAGCTGGTCGCCACGACCCCGGCGTACCCGATGGAGATGCGCGGACGTTCGATGAGCGGTTGGCTGCGGATCGACCTGGCCGACGTCGCCACCGACGAGGCGCTGGGCGCGTGGGTGCACCGCGGCGCGACGTACGCCGCGACCCTGCCCCCGAAGTGA